The following proteins come from a genomic window of Sebastes fasciatus isolate fSebFas1 chromosome 6, fSebFas1.pri, whole genome shotgun sequence:
- the star gene encoding steroidogenic acute regulatory protein, mitochondrial: MLPATFKLCAGISYRHTRNMTGLRKNAMVAIHHELNRLAGHGTNNWISQVRQRSSLLSSRIEEEGYSEEEMSYVKQGEDALQKAISILSEQDGWTVETVAANGDKVLSKVLPDIGKVFKLEVMLEQHSDNLYEELVGKMERMGEWNPNVKEVKILQKIGQDTMVTHEVSAAMPGNVVGARDFVSVRCAKRRGSACFLAGMSTQHAKMPEQRGVVRAENGPTCIVMKPCAEDPNKTKFTWLLSIDLKGWIPKTIINKVLSQTQVDFANHLRQRMANNVSMEMAHAC; this comes from the exons ATGCTGCCTGCAACCTTCAAACTGTGTGCTGGCATCTCCTATCGGCACACGAGGAACATGACAG GTTTGAGGAAGAACGCCATGGTGGCCATTCACCATGAGCTGAACAGACTGGCAGGTCATGGCACCAATAACTGGATCAGCCAGGTCCGCCAACGAAGCTCCCTCCTCA GTTCTCGGATTGAAGAGGAGGGGTACAGCGAGGAGGAGATGTCTTATGTGAAGCAAGGAGAGGATGCACTGCAGAAGGCCATCAGCATCCTCAGCGAACAGGACGGCTGGACCGTTGAAACTGTGGCC GCAAACGGAGACAAAGTCCTGAGCAAGGTGTTGCCAGACATCGGGAAGGTTTTCAAGCTGGAGGTGATGTTGGAGCAACACTCTGACAATCTGTACGAGGAGCTGGTGGGGAAAATGGAGCGAATGGGGGAGTGGAACCCTAATGTCAAAGAGGTCAAG ATCCTTCAAAAGATCGGCCAGGACACAATGGTCACCCACGAAGTTTCTGCGGCGATGCCCGGCAACGTGGTGGGAGCGAGGGACTTTGTCAGCGTTCGCTGTGCCAAGCGCCGGGGCTCCGCCTGCTTCCTGGCTGGGATGTCTACACAGCACGCCAAAATGCCCGAGCAGAGGGGGGTGGTGAG agcGGAGAATGGGCCTACCTGTATAGTCATGAAGCCCTGTGCTGAAGACCCAAATAAGACCAAGTTCACCTGGTTACTAAGTATAGATCTAAAG GGCTGGATCCCGAAGACGATCATAAACAAAGTGCTCTCTCAGACGCAGGTGGACTTCGCCAACCACCTCAGGCAAAGGATGGCTAATAACGTTTCTATGGAGATGGCTCACGCCTGCTGA
- the grk5l gene encoding G protein-coupled receptor kinase 5 translates to MELENIVANTVLLKAREGGGGKRKGRSKKWKEILRFPHISQCTEQGNGLERDYVSICEKQPIGRLLFRLYCETRPKLQRCIQLLDAMEDYEVTPDEKRKSRGDKILKTFLSKQSPQRVDIAEVFADQCRENLELSPCKEIFSNCSKAVHDYLSGAPYLDYQNSMYFDRYLQWKMLERQPITKDTFRQYRVLGKGGFGEVCACQVRATGKMYACKKLEKKRIKKRKGESMALNEKQILEKVNSRFVVSLAYAYETKDALCLVLTIMNGGDLKFHTYNMGTPGFEKDRVQFYAAQICCGLEHLHRESIVYRDLKPENILLDDNGHIRISDLGLAIKVPDGELIRGRVGTVGYMAPEVINNEKYAMSPDWWGLGCLVYEMTAGRSPFRARKERVKREEVERRVQEEEEEYNDKFTEDTKAVCRILLTKDPKQRLGCLADGGAGVKAHSFFKNINFKRLEAGIVEPPFVPDPRAVYCKDVLDIEQFSTVKGVNLDQTDNDFYTKFATGCVSIPWQNEMIETECFRDLNVFGPQGTRPPDLDWNQPPEPPRRSLLDRIFRRHHPEVSISNSRVQSSSVNSVDSMSNSAP, encoded by the exons GTGGAGGAGGCAAGCGGAAAGGGAGGAGCAAAAAATGGAAGGAGATCCTTCGCTTCCCCCATATAAGCCAGTGCACTGAGCAGGGAAACGGCCTCG AGAGGGACTATGTCAGCATCTGTGAGAAACAGCCTATCGGACGGCTTCTGTTCCGCCTTTACTGTGAGACCAGACCGAAACTGCAACGATGCATCCAGCTACTGGACGCaatg gAAGACTATGAGGTGACACctgatgaaaaaagaaaaagcagaggGGACAAAATCCTCAAGACTTTTCTCTCAAAACAA TCACCTCAGCGTGTAGACATAGCGGAGGTTTTCGCAGACCAGTGCAGAGAGAACCTCGAGCTCAGTCCTTGTAAGGAGATCTTCAGCAACTGCAGCAA GGCCGTCCATGACTACCTGAGTGGAGCTCCGTACCTCGACTACCAGAACAGCATGTACTTTGACCGATACCTGCAGTGGAAGATGCTGGAGAG GCAACCAATCACTAAAGACACGTTCAGACAGTACCGAGTGCTGGGGAAGGGGGGATTCGGAGAG GTGTGTGCCTGCCAGGTTAGAGCTACAGGGAAGATGTACGCCTGCAAGAAGCTGGAGAAGAAGAGGATAAAGAAGAGGAAAGGGGAGTCCATGGCTCTCAACGAGAAGCAGATTTTAGAGaaagtcaacagtagatttGTT gtGAGCTTAGCGTATGCGTACGAGACCAAAGACGCTCTGTGTCtggtgctgaccatcatgaatGGTGGAGACCTGAAGTTTCACACCTACAACATGGGCACGCCGGGCTTCGAGAAAGACAGGGTCCAGTTCTACGCCGCTCAGATCTGCTGTGGGCTGGAGCATTTGCACAGGGAATCCATCGTCTACAG GGATTTGAAACCGGAGAACATCCTGTTAGATGACAATG GACACATCCGTATTTCTGACCTGGGGCTGGCCATCAAAGTGCCTGACGGAGAACTCATCAGAGGCAGGGTGGGGACTGTGGGCTACATGG CTCCGGAGGTGATAAACAATGAAAAGTACGCCATGAGTCCCGACTGGTGGGGGCTGGGCTGTCTCGTTTACGAGATGACCGCCGGGCGATCGCCCTTCCGCGCCCGCAAAGAGCGAGTGAAgcgggaggaggtggagaggagggtgcaggaggaagaggaggagtacaACGACAAGTTTACAGAGGACACAAAGGCCGTCTGTAGAATT CTGCTGACCAAAGACCCTAAGCAGAGGCTGGGGTGCCTGGCGGACGGAGGGGCGGGCGTCAAGGCCCACTCGTTCTTCAAAAACATCAACTTCAAGAGGCTGGAAGCCGGAATAGTGGAGCCTCCCTTTGTGCCTGAT CCTCGGGCAGTGTACTGTAAGGATGTTTTGGACATAGAGCAGTTCTCCACAGTCAAGGGAGTAAATTTGGACCAAACTGACAATGACTTCTACACCAAATTTGCTACAGGCTGCGTTTCCATCCCATGGCAGAATGAG ATGATAGAAACTGAGTGTTTCAGAGATTTGAACGTGTTTGGGCCTCAAGGGACGAGACCTCCGGATCTGGACTGGAATCAGCCACCAGAGCCGCCCAGACGCAGCCTGCTGGACAGGATCTTCAGGAGGCAT CACCCAGAGGTGTCTATTTCCAACAGCCGTGTGCAGTCTTCCAGTGTAAACTCTGTGGACTCTATGTCCAACTCTGCCCCCTAG
- the elmod3 gene encoding ELMO domain-containing protein 3 isoform X2: protein MNWMGVGQCTTAHWLRRSPGSASEENVELEKARQEWEALENVQPALTEDSNPTPLISFNEALQYFQTTDLGDLLKNIQPTIRRTGLAAITHFLFGPPRLHRELLEERDLVFAIAQCHVDNGQTVHMRVLQTIYKRLIGSRLDCPRFGAHWENIGFQGTDPATDLRGTGFLGLMHTLYFVMDPETLPLARDIYKLSQHPTQNFPFSVMSINMTRIALQVLREEALSKECNRRQQVVGVLNEFYVATYLHLYQLWKTQQKTILDSGFVLKEVELFAKKNPKQMLRRLEVFLKERRAGGIPRGTSPDPQAQQPSPSLGARAGTGQGSKGKEMHFTGVCDLPPDMEGEARLI, encoded by the exons ATGAACTGGATGGGTGTCGGCCAATGCACCACAGCCCATTGGCTGAGAAGATCCCCTGGCAGTGCTTCTG AGGAAAATGTGGAGTTGGAAAAGGCCAGACAGGAGTGGGAGGCTCTGGAGAACGTCCAACCAG CTCTCACAGAGGACTCCAACCCAACCCCGCTCATCTCCTTCAATGAAGCCCTGCAGTACTTCCAGACCACAGACCTCGGGGACTTGCTG AAGAACATCCAGCCAACCATTCGCAGAACAGGTCTGGCCGCGATCACACACTTCCTCTTCGGACCTCCACGGCTGCACAGGGAGCTCCTGGAGGAGAGGGATCTGGTCTTTGCCATCgcacagt GCCACGTGGACAACGGCCAAACAGTCCACATGCGTGTCCTCCAGACCATTTATAAGAGGCTGATCGGCAGCAGGCTGGACTGTCCTCGCTTTGGTGCACACTGGGAAAACATCGGCTTTCAGG GTACAGACCCAGCCACTGACCTACGTGGCACTGGTTTCCTGGGACTGATGCATACGCTGTACTTTGTGATGGACCCAGAGACTCTACCGTTGGCTAGAGACATCTACAAATTATCACAACACCCTACACAG AACTTTCCATTCAGTGTGATGTCAATCAACATGACCCGCATCGCTCTGCAAGTACTCAGAGAGGAAGCCTTGTCCAA GGAGTGCAATCGTCGTCAGCAAGTGGTTGGCGTGCTGAACGAGTTCTACGTTGCCACGTATCTGCACTTGTACCAACTGTGGAAGACCCAACAGAAGACCATCCTTGACTCTGGCTTTGTACTAAAAG AAGTGGAGCTGTTTGCCAAAAAGAACCCCAAGCAGATGCTGCGCCGACTAGAGGTCTTCCTGAAAGAGAGGCGGGCAGGTGGAATCCCCCGTGGGACATCGCCAGACCCCCAGGCCCAACAGCCCTCTCCCAGCCTGGGGGCCAGAGCCGGGACGGGACAGGGCAGCAAGGGGAAGGAGATGCACTTCACAGGAGTGTGTGATCTACCGCCAGACATGGAGGGAGAGGCCAGACTCATCTAA
- the elmod3 gene encoding ELMO domain-containing protein 3 isoform X1 → MSTEVFRGQDQEHARQPTHSYAMEEDIDVTSHTEGLNGLSHECKPLEDITNGHSNHKPVMNGLIISHNVKDHTNGNAPLRSLPISALKQNGLLQTLAAGGEQPQPAEENVELEKARQEWEALENVQPALTEDSNPTPLISFNEALQYFQTTDLGDLLKNIQPTIRRTGLAAITHFLFGPPRLHRELLEERDLVFAIAQCHVDNGQTVHMRVLQTIYKRLIGSRLDCPRFGAHWENIGFQGTDPATDLRGTGFLGLMHTLYFVMDPETLPLARDIYKLSQHPTQNFPFSVMSINMTRIALQVLREEALSKECNRRQQVVGVLNEFYVATYLHLYQLWKTQQKTILDSGFVLKEVELFAKKNPKQMLRRLEVFLKERRAGGIPRGTSPDPQAQQPSPSLGARAGTGQGSKGKEMHFTGVCDLPPDMEGEARLI, encoded by the exons ATGTCTACAGAAGTCTTTAGAGGCCAGGATCAGGAACACGCTCGCCAGCCAACACACTCATATGCAATGGAAGAAGACATTGATGTCACATCCCACACTGAG GGCCTGAATGGTTTGTCCCATGAATGTAAACCATTAGAGGATATCACCAATGGACACTCCAACCATAAGCCt GTCATGAACGGACTGATAATTAGTCATAATGTCAAAGACCACACCAACGGCAACGCACCGCTCAGATCCCTGCCG ATTTCAGCACTGAAGCAGAACGGTCTCCTGCAGACCCTGGCAGCCGGAGGTGAACAGCCTCAGCctgcag AGGAAAATGTGGAGTTGGAAAAGGCCAGACAGGAGTGGGAGGCTCTGGAGAACGTCCAACCAG CTCTCACAGAGGACTCCAACCCAACCCCGCTCATCTCCTTCAATGAAGCCCTGCAGTACTTCCAGACCACAGACCTCGGGGACTTGCTG AAGAACATCCAGCCAACCATTCGCAGAACAGGTCTGGCCGCGATCACACACTTCCTCTTCGGACCTCCACGGCTGCACAGGGAGCTCCTGGAGGAGAGGGATCTGGTCTTTGCCATCgcacagt GCCACGTGGACAACGGCCAAACAGTCCACATGCGTGTCCTCCAGACCATTTATAAGAGGCTGATCGGCAGCAGGCTGGACTGTCCTCGCTTTGGTGCACACTGGGAAAACATCGGCTTTCAGG GTACAGACCCAGCCACTGACCTACGTGGCACTGGTTTCCTGGGACTGATGCATACGCTGTACTTTGTGATGGACCCAGAGACTCTACCGTTGGCTAGAGACATCTACAAATTATCACAACACCCTACACAG AACTTTCCATTCAGTGTGATGTCAATCAACATGACCCGCATCGCTCTGCAAGTACTCAGAGAGGAAGCCTTGTCCAA GGAGTGCAATCGTCGTCAGCAAGTGGTTGGCGTGCTGAACGAGTTCTACGTTGCCACGTATCTGCACTTGTACCAACTGTGGAAGACCCAACAGAAGACCATCCTTGACTCTGGCTTTGTACTAAAAG AAGTGGAGCTGTTTGCCAAAAAGAACCCCAAGCAGATGCTGCGCCGACTAGAGGTCTTCCTGAAAGAGAGGCGGGCAGGTGGAATCCCCCGTGGGACATCGCCAGACCCCCAGGCCCAACAGCCCTCTCCCAGCCTGGGGGCCAGAGCCGGGACGGGACAGGGCAGCAAGGGGAAGGAGATGCACTTCACAGGAGTGTGTGATCTACCGCCAGACATGGAGGGAGAGGCCAGACTCATCTAA